A single genomic interval of Zunongwangia sp. HGR-M22 harbors:
- a CDS encoding nucleoside 2-deoxyribosyltransferase domain-containing protein, with protein sequence MQNKIYLAGGFKGEWQEKVINNLGNDFFIFNPAKHDLENPTEYTNWDLFHVEKCDILLGYMSQDNPSGYGLALEIGYAKAKNKLIILIDERSPRDKKFERYFAICHESSNIILDSLEDAIRYLKGFI encoded by the coding sequence ATGCAAAACAAAATTTATTTAGCTGGTGGTTTCAAAGGAGAGTGGCAAGAAAAAGTTATTAATAATCTTGGAAACGATTTTTTTATTTTTAATCCAGCTAAACACGATCTAGAAAACCCCACTGAATATACTAATTGGGATTTATTTCATGTTGAAAAATGCGATATACTTCTTGGATATATGAGTCAAGATAATCCTTCTGGTTATGGTTTGGCTTTAGAAATTGGTTATGCAAAAGCCAAAAATAAATTGATAATATTGATAGATGAAAGATCTCCAAGAGATAAGAAATTTGAGAGATACTTTGCCATATGTCATGAATCTTCAAATATAATATTAGATTCCTTAGAGGATGCCATTAGATATTTGAAGGGATTTATATAG
- a CDS encoding NERD domain-containing protein, which yields MIYPEFFPEERNNEFSEKKVFERLKSISEKYDVFYSKRFVTDGVGKKSEFEIDFIIADPCKSIVCLEVKGGMINYDGVSDKWYQNSQRMNKRPDSQASSAAHSLANNYKSLITDMPVGWGLCFPDCSIANKNSLPSAIHKDQLIDQDQLHYIADSLPYLFDFIKQQNPSRNGVRKWQYEKFKSLLLRGIGFVQILSTRIKYDEQRFVELTDYQLGLFQRATSNKNIVTKGPAGSGKTIVAKTLAKDFLADGKTVLFLCFNRTLANKIRYEFDRNQEGLEVKTFHSFARNIIEKFDPDWWSENSSKEEEFWNLEVPMKLEEYINLGEQKFDVLIIDEGQDFKEFWYEILFNQIKDEGKKFIFLDAMQNIFKHYSTIPNSINFFHYELPENCRNTQNIIKYLSKHSGSEIEYFEKTPIGSKVEIRSFNDKDENLRFLRDEISSLLKQENIDPAQILILLNSKKADSSISELDTIDELPLRSLDNKARFQKNTINYTTINTFKGLEADIVFILDSHLIDEKNKPEKLYTEASRARHKLYNYSINKSSM from the coding sequence ATGATTTATCCAGAATTTTTTCCGGAAGAAAGAAATAATGAATTTTCTGAAAAGAAAGTTTTTGAGAGATTAAAAAGTATTTCTGAAAAATACGATGTCTTTTACTCTAAGCGATTTGTAACCGATGGAGTTGGTAAAAAATCTGAATTCGAAATCGATTTTATAATAGCAGATCCTTGTAAGTCAATTGTTTGTTTAGAGGTAAAAGGAGGAATGATCAATTATGACGGGGTTTCGGATAAATGGTATCAAAATAGTCAACGAATGAATAAAAGACCAGACTCTCAAGCAAGTTCAGCTGCGCATTCTCTTGCCAATAATTATAAAAGTTTAATTACTGATATGCCCGTTGGTTGGGGTTTATGCTTTCCTGATTGTTCAATTGCCAATAAAAATTCTTTACCCAGTGCCATTCATAAAGATCAATTAATTGATCAAGACCAGCTACACTATATAGCAGATTCTTTACCGTACCTTTTTGATTTTATTAAGCAGCAGAATCCGTCAAGAAATGGGGTAAGGAAATGGCAATATGAAAAATTTAAAAGCTTGTTGCTACGAGGAATCGGTTTTGTTCAAATCTTAAGTACCAGGATAAAATACGATGAACAAAGATTTGTTGAGCTTACGGATTATCAATTAGGTTTATTCCAACGAGCCACATCCAATAAAAATATTGTGACAAAAGGGCCAGCTGGATCTGGTAAAACTATAGTTGCAAAGACCTTAGCAAAGGATTTTCTAGCGGATGGTAAAACTGTACTTTTTTTATGTTTTAATCGAACACTTGCGAATAAAATTAGATATGAGTTTGATAGGAATCAAGAGGGTTTAGAGGTGAAAACTTTCCATTCGTTCGCAAGAAACATTATTGAGAAATTTGATCCTGATTGGTGGAGTGAAAATTCAAGTAAGGAAGAAGAGTTCTGGAATCTTGAGGTTCCGATGAAATTAGAGGAGTATATAAATCTTGGAGAGCAAAAGTTTGATGTTCTAATCATAGATGAAGGTCAAGATTTTAAAGAATTTTGGTACGAGATATTATTCAATCAGATTAAAGATGAGGGAAAAAAATTTATCTTTTTAGATGCAATGCAAAATATATTTAAGCACTATTCTACTATACCTAATTCTATTAATTTCTTTCATTATGAATTACCTGAAAATTGTCGAAATACGCAGAATATTATTAAATATCTTTCTAAGCATTCAGGGTCTGAAATAGAATATTTTGAGAAAACCCCAATTGGTTCGAAAGTAGAAATAAGATCATTTAATGATAAAGATGAAAATTTGAGGTTTTTGCGGGATGAAATTTCATCTCTATTAAAACAAGAGAATATTGATCCTGCACAAATTCTTATTCTTTTGAATTCTAAGAAGGCAGATAGCTCTATTTCAGAATTGGATACTATAGATGAACTACCATTGAGGTCTTTGGATAACAAAGCTAGGTTTCAAAAAAACACTATAAACTATACAACAATAAATACTTTCAAAGGATTGGAGGCAGATATAGTATTTATTTTGGATTCGCATCTAATCGATGAAAAAAATAAACCCGAGAAGCTTTATACTGAAGCTTCTCGGGCTAGGCATAAATTATATAATTATTCTATAAATAAATCTTCAATGTAA
- a CDS encoding ATP-binding protein, whose protein sequence is MIETKVRRPLMGTANILDLQNNGYKNSVYAIAEIIDNSIQAGADNIDVIIVNNTNKSSSTISELLIVDNGEGMDRNTFDKALMMNSGTRGGAKKGLGKYGQGLPNASISQTQRVEVYTKKDSKLLYNYIDLNEIHLTQEPYLPEVEESNSIDIELFHKTDYKLSNTGTIVRWVDPNNIRPKTIRLLVENINRLAGRIFRYYLSGFQSNNEQLTKTKLNVLVYDFNGKNYDLNLAQSIREVKPFDPMFLMPNTQMEDEFKNFNHPTNKLLGRIEEKEFEIEIPNSHNQLEKVKTKVEIAFSHVKLEERYRETIHNPGDTSFGKTYKKRNIPFTRGYNNISIVRANREIDNGDYGFIGDVSDQTLRWWSVEIKTEPVLDTIIGIDNKKQQASNIKFLDADEENDSHEILTWISETISNNISTLKKEINSQYHQINNKEKGGKKGDIDKTPIGPTEPGHDEKPEEKPTDKNKQFLYDWIKERYESLTSKEIESRVNWALSISDKYIFVYSDLGETDLYSFTNIPGIATLIEINYNHPFYIYFISKLEDDTSKPENLKKLRSIRLLICSLVKAEISNKSDDRNITKYLKKFKNTLSISLDDYIEDLFIE, encoded by the coding sequence ATGATTGAAACAAAAGTACGCCGTCCGCTAATGGGTACGGCAAATATTTTAGACCTACAAAATAACGGATATAAAAACTCAGTATATGCTATCGCTGAGATAATAGATAATAGCATCCAGGCAGGTGCGGACAATATTGATGTTATAATAGTTAATAACACAAATAAAAGCTCATCCACAATTTCTGAGTTGTTAATTGTAGATAACGGAGAAGGTATGGATAGAAATACCTTTGACAAAGCCTTAATGATGAATAGTGGAACAAGAGGAGGTGCAAAAAAGGGATTGGGGAAATACGGTCAAGGTCTACCCAATGCATCAATATCCCAAACACAAAGAGTAGAGGTTTACACCAAAAAAGATTCAAAGTTATTATATAACTATATAGACCTAAATGAAATTCACTTAACTCAAGAACCATATCTACCCGAAGTAGAAGAATCTAATTCGATTGATATTGAATTGTTCCATAAAACAGACTATAAGCTTTCAAACACGGGTACAATTGTTAGGTGGGTGGATCCTAACAACATAAGACCTAAAACTATTCGATTATTAGTTGAAAACATTAATCGTCTAGCGGGAAGAATTTTCAGATATTATTTATCTGGTTTTCAAAGTAATAATGAGCAATTAACAAAAACTAAATTGAATGTTTTAGTTTATGATTTTAATGGAAAAAATTATGATTTAAACTTGGCTCAATCCATTCGAGAGGTAAAACCTTTTGATCCAATGTTCTTGATGCCAAATACGCAAATGGAGGATGAATTTAAAAATTTCAATCATCCAACGAATAAACTTTTAGGAAGAATTGAGGAAAAAGAATTTGAAATTGAAATTCCAAATTCTCATAATCAATTAGAGAAAGTCAAAACAAAGGTTGAGATCGCCTTTTCACACGTCAAGCTAGAGGAAAGATATAGAGAAACTATTCATAATCCAGGAGACACTAGCTTTGGAAAAACTTACAAAAAGCGTAATATTCCATTCACAAGAGGATATAACAACATTTCTATAGTTAGGGCTAACAGAGAGATTGATAATGGGGATTATGGATTTATTGGAGATGTCTCTGACCAGACTTTAAGATGGTGGTCAGTCGAGATCAAAACAGAACCAGTTTTAGACACCATAATTGGTATAGACAATAAAAAGCAGCAAGCTTCTAATATTAAATTTCTTGATGCAGATGAAGAGAATGATAGTCATGAAATACTTACCTGGATTTCAGAAACTATCTCTAACAATATATCTACATTAAAAAAGGAGATAAATTCACAATACCATCAAATAAATAATAAAGAAAAGGGAGGAAAAAAAGGTGACATTGATAAGACCCCTATAGGTCCTACAGAACCTGGTCATGACGAAAAACCTGAAGAGAAACCTACAGATAAGAATAAACAATTTCTATATGATTGGATTAAAGAAAGATATGAAAGCCTTACTAGTAAAGAAATCGAATCACGAGTAAATTGGGCCTTAAGTATCAGTGACAAATATATATTTGTTTATTCCGATTTAGGTGAAACAGACCTATATTCATTTACAAATATTCCGGGTATAGCGACTTTGATTGAAATTAATTATAATCATCCTTTTTACATTTACTTTATATCTAAATTAGAAGATGACACTAGTAAACCTGAAAATTTAAAGAAACTTAGGTCAATACGGCTATTGATTTGTTCTTTGGTTAAAGCAGAGATATCAAACAAATCAGATGACCGAAATATTACCAAATATCTCAAAAAATTTAAAAATACATTATCAATATCTTTAGATGATTACATTGAAGATTTATTTATAGAATAA
- a CDS encoding DEAD/DEAH box helicase, producing the protein MQKKYLGSVSNNSQKIKINDLLNHIPQGRKLTYLGKDFIEGISKYHEIFSTDDIDLNEILISEFPNIIYNKKLINDLKLFNKNLIDQITQDVIQIHSEQLSDNKLRDCLIDYYDLKLPETPTIEYKLQLNSECDTTLHDYQERIRRKVINLIYRNKKKFLIHMPTGAGKTRTAAEIIIDFIRLHSSFTLLNEKLKILWVAQSEELCIQAYETLKSIYNKKGTNNISFGHFYGHHNINPSILDDSAIIFTSIQKLLINYKTPIWEKIRNDNYLVVVDEAHRSIASQWIKALDYFVQNNAVNLIGLTATPGSGSKDESVKNYGLSKYYDNNKITLMDEYYSTIDKPIDYLVKRKFLAKIERNDIVSQTSISNGISDFQGGRFKFKKSTLKTLTKDPKRNASIINIIKEHVEKNEKILVFTCGLDHNKILKTILKYNDIVSEIIDQGTKNREAIISDFRDGNLNVLLNYGVLTTGFDAPKTNVCIIARPIDSIVMYSQMVGRILRGPYNGKGNSQNTLYTIKDNLNHGDYDDLFNSFNNFWR; encoded by the coding sequence ATGCAGAAAAAGTACTTAGGATCAGTTTCTAATAATAGTCAGAAGATAAAAATTAATGATCTTTTAAATCATATCCCACAGGGTAGAAAATTAACTTACCTCGGTAAAGATTTCATAGAGGGTATATCAAAATATCATGAAATATTTTCTACCGATGATATTGATTTAAATGAAATATTAATATCGGAATTCCCTAATATTATATATAATAAAAAACTTATAAATGATTTAAAGTTATTCAATAAAAATCTTATTGATCAAATAACTCAGGACGTTATTCAAATCCATTCAGAACAATTATCCGATAATAAGTTGAGAGATTGTCTAATAGATTATTATGATTTAAAATTACCTGAGACACCAACTATAGAATACAAGCTTCAATTAAATTCTGAATGCGACACAACTTTACATGATTACCAAGAAAGAATTCGACGTAAAGTTATAAACTTAATATATAGAAATAAGAAGAAATTTCTTATTCATATGCCGACAGGTGCAGGTAAAACTAGGACTGCAGCAGAAATAATTATTGATTTTATACGATTGCATTCCAGTTTCACACTATTAAATGAAAAGCTTAAAATCTTGTGGGTAGCCCAGTCAGAAGAACTATGTATACAAGCATATGAAACCTTAAAATCTATATATAATAAAAAAGGCACTAATAATATTTCCTTTGGTCATTTTTACGGTCATCATAATATCAACCCAAGTATTTTAGACGATTCGGCAATAATTTTCACATCTATTCAAAAATTACTTATTAATTACAAAACTCCGATATGGGAAAAAATTAGAAATGATAATTACTTGGTAGTTGTAGATGAAGCCCATAGATCTATTGCATCTCAGTGGATCAAGGCCCTAGATTATTTCGTCCAAAATAATGCCGTAAATCTAATTGGCCTTACAGCTACGCCAGGATCAGGCTCAAAAGATGAATCGGTAAAAAATTATGGATTGTCTAAGTATTACGATAACAATAAAATTACTTTAATGGATGAATACTATTCAACCATTGATAAGCCTATAGATTATTTGGTTAAACGCAAATTTTTAGCAAAAATAGAGAGAAACGATATTGTGTCTCAAACTTCGATCAGTAATGGTATTTCTGATTTTCAAGGAGGAAGATTTAAATTTAAAAAATCCACCCTTAAAACATTAACTAAAGATCCAAAAAGAAATGCTAGTATCATAAACATAATCAAGGAACATGTAGAAAAAAATGAAAAAATTTTAGTTTTTACATGTGGCCTAGACCATAATAAAATTTTGAAAACTATACTAAAGTATAACGACATAGTTTCAGAAATCATTGACCAAGGCACCAAAAACAGGGAGGCTATCATTTCTGATTTTCGAGATGGAAACTTGAATGTACTATTAAATTATGGTGTTTTAACGACTGGATTTGATGCACCCAAGACTAATGTTTGCATTATTGCTCGCCCAATAGACTCAATTGTAATGTATTCTCAAATGGTAGGTAGAATTTTGAGGGGACCCTACAACGGAAAAGGTAATAGTCAAAACACATTATATACGATTAAGGATAACTTAAATCATGGTGATTATGACGATTTATTTAACTCATTTAATAATTTTTGGAGATAA
- a CDS encoding cysteine desulfurase family protein produces the protein MIDPIYYDNASTTKVDHRVIKEMLPYFSELYGNASSQHEFGKIAKKAIEKSRRQVSSLLNCFEDEIIFTSGATESINLALKGFVEANSCKGNHIITVKTEHKAVLNTCEYLETKGIEVTYLDVDKNGLIDLEDLKTSIQENTFLICIMWVNNETGIIQPIKEIGKIAQSTNITFFSDATQAIGKIPVDLQEIYVDMLCFSGHKLYGPKGIGVLYKKPEIEITPLIHGGGQEKGLRGGTYNSPLIIGLGKACEIAKSEFKENFLSLKTKKEELEKHFTANAIGIVNFKDIETAPHILSITLNNFEADEFLMMKSKEFLASTGSACNSEIIQQSHVLNALKIKNAEKVLRISF, from the coding sequence GTGATTGATCCAATTTATTACGATAATGCTTCAACTACAAAAGTTGATCATCGTGTTATAAAAGAAATGCTTCCTTATTTTTCGGAATTATATGGTAATGCTTCGAGCCAACACGAATTTGGGAAAATTGCAAAAAAAGCTATTGAAAAATCTCGACGTCAAGTGTCTAGTCTTCTGAATTGTTTCGAGGACGAAATCATTTTCACATCAGGTGCAACTGAATCCATCAACCTCGCATTGAAAGGATTTGTCGAAGCCAATTCTTGTAAGGGGAATCATATAATTACCGTTAAAACTGAACATAAGGCTGTTTTAAATACTTGCGAGTATTTAGAAACAAAAGGCATAGAAGTAACATATCTTGATGTAGATAAAAATGGCTTAATTGATTTAGAAGATTTAAAAACCAGTATTCAAGAAAACACTTTCCTTATTTGCATAATGTGGGTGAATAATGAGACTGGTATAATTCAGCCAATCAAGGAAATTGGCAAAATCGCCCAATCAACCAATATCACCTTCTTTTCAGATGCGACTCAAGCTATAGGAAAAATTCCTGTGGATCTTCAAGAAATTTATGTTGACATGCTTTGCTTTAGTGGACACAAATTATATGGTCCTAAAGGAATAGGAGTTCTATATAAGAAACCTGAAATTGAGATTACTCCACTTATTCATGGAGGAGGACAAGAAAAAGGTCTAAGAGGAGGCACTTACAATAGCCCATTAATTATTGGACTTGGTAAAGCTTGTGAAATAGCGAAGTCTGAATTTAAAGAAAATTTTCTCTCCTTAAAAACTAAAAAGGAAGAACTGGAAAAACATTTTACGGCAAATGCAATCGGCATAGTGAATTTTAAGGATATTGAAACAGCTCCTCACATTCTTAGTATTACTTTAAATAATTTTGAAGCCGATGAATTTTTAATGATGAAATCCAAAGAATTTTTAGCATCTACCGGTAGTGCTTGTAATTCTGAAATTATCCAACAATCTCACGTTTTAAACGCATTAAAAATAAAAAATGCAGAAAAAGTACTTAGGATCAGTTTCTAA
- a CDS encoding helix-turn-helix domain-containing protein, giving the protein MYPFFILENGTFNPMSDKKLIQEKKALGLRISELRKKVINPETNKPISQEELGLRTGNAKKTIGEIERGNTNPTFETLFKIAKELKVEVFQLFNNE; this is encoded by the coding sequence ATGTATCCTTTTTTTATATTAGAAAATGGGACTTTTAATCCGATGTCAGATAAAAAGCTCATACAAGAGAAGAAAGCACTAGGATTAAGAATTTCTGAACTCAGAAAAAAAGTCATCAATCCAGAAACAAATAAGCCTATTTCGCAAGAAGAATTAGGATTAAGAACAGGAAATGCAAAAAAAACAATTGGAGAAATTGAACGAGGAAATACAAATCCTACTTTTGAAACATTATTTAAGATAGCTAAGGAACTAAAAGTAGAAGTATTCCAGTTATTTAATAACGAATAA